The following are from one region of the Rhizobium sullae genome:
- a CDS encoding histidine phosphatase family protein yields the protein MYGLYITHPQVKIDPNVPVPRWGLSEIGEARAHKAAESAWARQLRRIVSSDETKAIETAEIFATAAGVAIEIRDGMHENDRSATGFLPPPEFEKAADWFFAHPQNSFRGWERAADAQHRIVSAFETILIDHDPREPIAFVGHGGVGTLLKCHLESRAIARDRDQPPGGGNLYCFSLADRRLSCDWTPMENWQGWM from the coding sequence ATGTACGGGCTGTATATCACCCACCCACAAGTGAAAATCGATCCGAACGTCCCGGTGCCCAGATGGGGTTTATCGGAGATCGGCGAGGCGCGCGCCCACAAGGCGGCTGAAAGCGCTTGGGCGAGGCAACTGCGCCGTATTGTTTCGAGCGATGAGACGAAGGCGATCGAAACCGCGGAAATCTTCGCTACTGCGGCGGGCGTGGCCATCGAAATCCGGGACGGCATGCACGAAAACGACCGTTCCGCGACCGGCTTCTTGCCGCCTCCGGAATTCGAAAAAGCGGCCGACTGGTTCTTCGCCCATCCGCAGAACAGTTTCAGGGGCTGGGAGCGTGCCGCCGATGCGCAGCACCGCATCGTTTCGGCCTTTGAAACCATTCTCATCGATCACGATCCACGCGAGCCGATCGCCTTTGTCGGGCATGGTGGCGTCGGCACGCTGCTGAAATGCCATCTTGAGAGCCGCGCCATCGCGCGCGATCGCGATCAGCCGCCCGGCGGCGGCAACCTCTATTGTTTCAGCCTTGCGGACCGGCGCTTATCATGCGACTGGACGCCCATGGAAAACTGGCAGGGATGGATGTGA
- a CDS encoding glycosyltransferase, with protein sequence MTRLPPESLNIAVLLPCYNEAATIGAVVRGFKAALPHAQIHVYDNNSTDGTALHAMLAGAAVVRERRQGKGHVVRRMFADIDADIYLMADGDGTYAPEDGEELIRTLLTERADMVVGTRRGVHADAGRDGHAFGNRIFNILYRTIFGPDFTDIFSGYRAFSRRFAKSFPAVSGGFEIETEMSVHASRLKLPVAELELDYGRRPEGSHSKLSTFKDGGKILWMFAMLMKETRPFAFFGLISAFFMLSSMGFMTPVLAEYFETGLVNRMPTWVLSMALMMISFMVFTAGLILDSVARSRAEQLRIHYINVAALSQGAMPEKPIDAARSGKTARIA encoded by the coding sequence ATGACGCGATTGCCGCCAGAGAGCTTGAATATTGCTGTGCTGCTACCTTGCTATAACGAAGCGGCAACGATCGGCGCAGTCGTCCGCGGTTTCAAAGCGGCACTGCCGCATGCCCAGATCCACGTCTACGACAACAATTCGACCGACGGGACCGCGCTCCACGCCATGCTCGCAGGCGCCGCCGTCGTTCGCGAGCGGCGTCAGGGCAAGGGTCATGTAGTGCGCCGCATGTTCGCCGATATCGACGCTGACATCTATCTGATGGCGGATGGCGACGGCACCTATGCGCCGGAAGACGGCGAAGAGCTGATCCGCACGCTGCTGACCGAACGCGCCGACATGGTGGTCGGAACGCGGCGCGGCGTTCATGCGGACGCAGGACGCGACGGACATGCTTTCGGCAACCGCATCTTCAACATTCTCTATCGCACGATCTTCGGCCCTGACTTCACCGATATTTTCTCAGGCTACCGGGCCTTCTCGCGCCGTTTCGCCAAAAGCTTCCCAGCCGTTTCCGGCGGTTTCGAGATCGAGACCGAAATGTCCGTTCACGCGTCGCGGCTCAAGCTGCCGGTCGCCGAACTGGAACTCGACTACGGCCGGCGCCCGGAAGGCTCGCACTCGAAACTTTCAACCTTCAAGGATGGCGGCAAGATTCTGTGGATGTTTGCCATGCTGATGAAGGAAACACGGCCCTTTGCCTTCTTCGGGCTTATCAGCGCGTTCTTCATGCTCTCGAGCATGGGTTTCATGACGCCCGTGCTGGCGGAGTATTTCGAAACAGGCCTCGTCAACCGCATGCCGACATGGGTCCTCTCCATGGCGCTGATGATGATCTCGTTCATGGTCTTCACCGCCGGCCTGATCCTTGACTCCGTCGCCCGCTCGCGTGCCGAGCAGTTGCGCATCCATTACATCAACGTCGCCGCACTGAGTCAGGGTGCGATGCCGGAAAAACCCATCGACGCCGCACGAAGCGGCAAGACCGCCCGTATCGCTTGA
- a CDS encoding NAD(P)H-dependent oxidoreductase: MRILLVLAHPLEESFAASVAKTAGEALAEAGHAVDVLDLYAEDFDPRLTKAERGGYFDIPYDASSVSTIVERLKAADGLILVFPQWWFNFPAILKGFFDRVFAPGVAFSHDAAGGRIVPQLTNIRLLWALTTTGSPWWLVHLYMGNPVRRLLKRGIANVCSKRLNFRMLSLHDMDRATAAKRQGHLDRVRKALSAI, from the coding sequence ATGCGTATCCTCCTGGTGCTTGCTCATCCGCTCGAAGAGAGTTTTGCCGCCTCTGTTGCAAAGACTGCGGGTGAAGCTCTGGCAGAAGCCGGTCATGCGGTTGATGTGCTCGATCTCTATGCCGAGGATTTCGATCCTCGCCTCACGAAGGCCGAGCGTGGCGGCTACTTCGATATCCCCTATGATGCCTCCAGCGTCTCAACGATCGTGGAGCGGCTGAAGGCGGCCGATGGATTGATCCTTGTCTTTCCGCAGTGGTGGTTCAACTTTCCGGCGATCCTCAAGGGCTTCTTCGATCGGGTCTTCGCGCCCGGTGTTGCCTTCTCGCACGATGCGGCCGGCGGGCGGATTGTTCCGCAGCTGACAAATATTAGGCTGCTTTGGGCTTTGACGACGACGGGCTCGCCGTGGTGGCTGGTTCATCTCTATATGGGCAATCCGGTGCGCCGGCTGCTGAAGCGCGGCATCGCGAACGTCTGCTCCAAGCGCCTCAATTTTCGCATGCTCAGCCTGCATGATATGGATCGCGCGACGGCCGCCAAACGCCAAGGTCATCTTGATCGCGTGCGCAAGGCGCTGAGCGCGATCTGA
- the pyrF gene encoding orotidine-5'-phosphate decarboxylase, giving the protein MNARERLIVGLDVPTLGEAEKIVSTLGDDILFYKIGYQLVFAGGLEFACDLAQDGKKIFLDMKLLDIDNTVASGVENIVKMGMSMLTLHAYPKAMKAAVEAANGSDLCLLGVTVLTSMDEQDLIAAGYEYDPHTLVLRRAEQALLAGMGGVVCSAEESAAVRKIVGPDMAIVTPGIRPAGSEKGDQKRVMTPADALKAGSSHLVVARPIVKAPDPKEAARGILAEMETAL; this is encoded by the coding sequence ATGAACGCACGCGAGCGGCTGATCGTCGGGCTGGATGTTCCGACACTTGGCGAGGCGGAAAAGATCGTTTCGACGCTCGGCGACGACATTCTCTTCTACAAGATCGGCTATCAGCTCGTCTTTGCCGGCGGCCTGGAATTCGCGTGCGATCTTGCGCAGGACGGCAAGAAGATCTTCCTGGACATGAAGTTGCTCGATATCGACAACACGGTCGCTTCCGGCGTCGAGAATATCGTGAAAATGGGCATGTCGATGCTGACGCTGCATGCCTATCCCAAGGCGATGAAGGCTGCTGTGGAGGCTGCAAACGGCTCGGACCTGTGCCTGCTTGGCGTGACCGTTCTCACCTCCATGGACGAGCAGGATCTGATCGCTGCGGGTTACGAATACGACCCGCATACGCTGGTGCTGCGCCGCGCCGAACAGGCGCTGCTCGCCGGGATGGGCGGCGTCGTCTGCTCCGCCGAAGAATCCGCCGCCGTTCGGAAAATCGTCGGACCCGACATGGCGATCGTCACCCCCGGCATCCGCCCGGCAGGCAGCGAAAAGGGCGATCAGAAGCGGGTGATGACCCCGGCCGATGCGCTGAAGGCTGGCTCGAGCCACCTCGTCGTCGCACGGCCGATCGTCAAGGCGCCCGATCCGAAGGAGGCGGCGCGTGGCATTCTTGCCGAAATGGAAACCGCTCTCTGA
- the pmtA gene encoding phospholipid N-methyltransferase PmtA yields the protein MALRLKERLGKKFDEEIRFFKGMMQGPKTVGSIVPTSSITARKMASVINLNSGLPVLELGPGTGAITKAILGRGVKPESLVAIEYSTDFYEHLVRLYPGVHFINGDAFDLDKTLGNLKDQTFDSVVSAVPLLNFPMQARSALLESLLDRIPAGRPVVQISYGPVSPIIARPERYHIQHFDFIVRNIPPAQLWIYRRG from the coding sequence ATGGCGTTGCGGCTGAAAGAACGGCTCGGCAAGAAGTTCGATGAGGAGATCCGCTTCTTCAAGGGCATGATGCAGGGGCCGAAGACTGTCGGCTCCATCGTCCCGACCTCCTCCATCACCGCCCGCAAGATGGCGAGCGTCATCAACCTGAATTCGGGGCTTCCGGTTCTTGAACTCGGCCCCGGTACGGGCGCCATTACCAAGGCGATCCTCGGGCGCGGCGTGAAGCCGGAGAGCCTTGTCGCCATCGAATATTCGACGGACTTTTACGAGCATCTCGTGCGCCTCTACCCCGGCGTCCACTTCATCAATGGCGACGCCTTCGACCTCGACAAGACGCTCGGCAACCTCAAGGATCAGACATTCGATTCCGTCGTTTCGGCTGTCCCGCTCCTGAACTTTCCGATGCAGGCGCGCTCTGCGCTTCTCGAAAGCTTGCTCGACCGTATTCCGGCCGGTCGGCCGGTCGTGCAGATTTCTTATGGCCCCGTCTCGCCGATCATCGCGCGGCCGGAGCGTTACCACATCCAGCATTTCGATTTTATCGTCCGCAACATCCCGCCGGCCCAGCTCTGGATCTACAGACGCGGCTGA
- a CDS encoding DUF1330 domain-containing protein, which yields MAKGYWIARVDVRDSERYKDYVAAAKPAFEKYGANFLARGGAITELEGKSRARNVVIEFPSMKHAVECYNSPEYQIAAKIRQEAADAEMVVVEGV from the coding sequence ATGGCAAAGGGATACTGGATCGCGCGCGTCGATGTCCGCGATTCCGAGCGCTACAAGGATTATGTCGCGGCAGCCAAGCCGGCCTTTGAGAAATACGGTGCAAACTTCCTCGCCCGCGGCGGCGCAATCACCGAACTCGAAGGCAAGTCGCGCGCCCGAAACGTCGTCATCGAATTTCCTTCGATGAAACACGCGGTCGAGTGCTATAATTCACCGGAATACCAGATCGCCGCCAAGATCCGCCAGGAAGCCGCCGACGCGGAAATGGTTGTCGTGGAAGGCGTCTGA
- the xseA gene encoding exodeoxyribonuclease VII large subunit codes for MSNVFDTDSPTNLTEYSVSELSGSIKRTVETAFDQVRVRGEISGYRGPHSSGHAYFSLKDDRARIDAVIWKGTFSRLKFRPEEGMEVIATGKVTTFPGSSKYQIVIETLEPAGAGALMALIEERKRKLGAEGLFDAARKRRLPFMPKVIGVVTSPTGAVIRDILHRISDRFPVHVIVWPVKVQGDGSGEEVANAIRGFNGFQPGGEMPRPDVLIVARGGGSLEDLWSFNDEIVVRAAAESEIPLISAVGHETDWTLIDYAADVRAPTPTGAAEMAVPVKAELEAQVSALSARLQGCTSRQMDHRRQAVRSLVRALPSLDQLLAMPRRRFDEAAAGLGRGLELNTINKRRSFERTASHLRPDVLSNRIAEHRQILAERMTRAERMVERLIDRSKSRVGRADVVFASLPMRLKTQTARMRDHLANLSRHADTAVRHQLTRARGELSAQDRVLQSLSYKNVLKRGYAVIRDDENRPVSQAAALSAGSGISIEFADGRVGAVTTEGGAPPRKRSPKPEQPTAPPKQGSLF; via the coding sequence ATGAGCAACGTCTTCGACACCGATTCGCCCACGAACCTGACGGAATATTCGGTCTCCGAGCTTTCGGGATCGATCAAGCGCACGGTCGAAACCGCCTTCGATCAGGTGCGGGTGCGTGGCGAAATTTCCGGCTATCGCGGCCCGCATTCATCGGGTCATGCCTATTTCTCGCTGAAGGACGATCGCGCACGTATCGACGCCGTCATCTGGAAGGGCACATTCTCGCGGCTGAAGTTCCGGCCGGAAGAAGGCATGGAGGTAATCGCCACCGGCAAGGTGACGACTTTCCCTGGCTCATCGAAGTACCAGATCGTCATTGAAACGCTGGAGCCAGCCGGTGCCGGCGCGCTGATGGCGCTGATCGAGGAGCGCAAGCGCAAGCTTGGTGCTGAAGGTCTTTTTGACGCGGCGCGCAAGAGGCGGCTGCCGTTCATGCCGAAGGTCATCGGCGTCGTCACGTCGCCGACGGGCGCCGTCATTCGCGATATCCTGCACCGCATTTCTGATCGTTTTCCCGTCCATGTTATCGTCTGGCCCGTCAAGGTGCAGGGCGATGGTTCCGGCGAGGAGGTGGCGAATGCCATCCGCGGTTTCAATGGCTTTCAGCCGGGCGGCGAAATGCCGAGGCCGGATGTGCTGATCGTCGCCCGCGGCGGCGGCAGCCTCGAAGACCTCTGGAGCTTCAACGACGAGATCGTCGTGCGGGCCGCTGCTGAAAGTGAAATTCCGCTTATCTCCGCGGTTGGCCACGAGACGGACTGGACGCTGATCGATTATGCGGCCGATGTGCGTGCGCCGACGCCGACGGGTGCTGCGGAAATGGCCGTTCCCGTCAAGGCCGAACTGGAGGCGCAGGTTTCGGCACTTTCAGCTCGTCTGCAAGGCTGTACAAGCCGCCAGATGGATCACCGGCGGCAGGCGGTTCGCTCGCTGGTGCGGGCGCTGCCGTCGCTCGATCAGCTGCTTGCGATGCCGCGGCGGCGCTTTGATGAGGCAGCGGCGGGCCTCGGCCGCGGGTTGGAACTCAACACCATCAATAAACGCCGGAGCTTTGAGCGCACTGCCTCGCATCTGAGGCCGGACGTGCTTTCTAACCGCATTGCCGAGCACCGCCAGATACTTGCCGAGCGAATGACGCGGGCGGAGCGCATGGTGGAGCGATTGATCGATCGCTCTAAGTCCCGTGTCGGCCGCGCCGATGTCGTGTTTGCCTCCCTGCCCATGCGCTTGAAAACGCAGACGGCGCGCATGCGCGACCATCTGGCAAACTTGTCCCGTCACGCCGATACCGCTGTCCGCCATCAGTTGACACGGGCAAGGGGCGAGCTTTCGGCACAGGACCGCGTGCTGCAGTCGCTCTCCTACAAAAACGTCTTGAAGCGCGGTTATGCAGTCATCCGCGACGATGAAAACCGGCCGGTATCGCAGGCCGCGGCACTTTCAGCCGGCAGCGGCATTTCGATCGAGTTTGCCGACGGCCGCGTCGGCGCCGTGACGACCGAAGGCGGTGCGCCGCCGAGGAAACGCTCGCCGAAGCCGGAACAGCCGACCGCGCCGCCGAAGCAGGGCAGCCTATTCTAG
- a CDS encoding EamA family transporter yields MKKNSTYAADVLTTAIAPAIWGSTYFVTTAFLPAGYPLTVAMLRALPAGLLLLVTVRRLPCGIWWSRVFILGALNFSFFWAMLFVSAYRLPGGVAATVGAVQPLIVIALSRVFLGKPIKLFAVLAGLAGMAGVALLVLTPKAALDPIGVAAGLAGAVSMAFGTVLTRRWAPPVSNLTFTAWQLTAGGLLLVPVALMFEPALPVPTAANVLGMAYLGLIGAAFTYVVWFRGLSKIEPSAAASLGFLSPLVATLLGWLALGQSLTPAQLFGFALVLASVWVSQRAMAPVRPILPAALPEPASRPA; encoded by the coding sequence ATGAAGAAAAATAGCACTTATGCGGCCGATGTCCTGACGACGGCCATTGCTCCAGCCATCTGGGGCAGCACCTATTTCGTAACGACCGCGTTCCTGCCTGCCGGCTATCCACTGACTGTTGCAATGCTGCGCGCCTTGCCTGCGGGTCTCTTGCTTCTTGTCACCGTCCGCCGCTTGCCGTGCGGCATCTGGTGGAGCAGGGTCTTCATCCTCGGCGCGCTGAACTTCTCGTTCTTCTGGGCAATGCTTTTCGTCTCCGCTTACCGGCTTCCGGGCGGCGTTGCGGCAACGGTCGGAGCCGTCCAGCCGCTGATCGTCATCGCGCTATCGCGCGTCTTTCTTGGCAAGCCGATCAAGCTTTTTGCCGTCCTTGCAGGTTTGGCCGGAATGGCTGGGGTTGCACTGCTGGTGTTAACACCCAAGGCTGCGCTTGATCCGATTGGTGTTGCCGCGGGTCTCGCAGGCGCCGTCTCGATGGCTTTCGGCACGGTGCTGACGCGCCGTTGGGCGCCGCCGGTCTCGAACCTCACATTCACGGCATGGCAATTGACCGCCGGCGGGCTTTTGCTCGTGCCGGTCGCGCTGATGTTCGAACCGGCTCTTCCGGTGCCGACGGCGGCAAATGTGCTTGGCATGGCCTATCTGGGATTGATCGGCGCCGCCTTCACTTACGTCGTGTGGTTCCGTGGCCTGTCGAAGATCGAGCCGTCGGCGGCCGCGTCGCTCGGCTTCCTAAGCCCGCTCGTCGCGACGCTTCTCGGCTGGCTGGCGCTCGGCCAAAGCTTGACGCCCGCGCAGCTCTTCGGATTCGCGCTTGTGCTGGCGAGCGTTTGGGTCAGCCAGAGGGCGATGGCGCCCGTCAGGCCCATTCTCCCTGCCGCATTACCGGAACCCGCGAGCCGTCCGGCTTGA
- a CDS encoding complex I NDUFA9 subunit family protein translates to MTLANLPPLVTVFGGSGFIGRHIVGALAKRGYRIRVAVRRPDLAGFLQPLGNVGQISFVQANLRYRNSVDRAVEGADFVINCVGVLFETGRNTFDAVQEFGARAVAEAARASGAKLIHISAIGADANSDSSYARTKGRAEAAIFSIKKDAVIFRPSIVFGPEDGFFNKFAEMARLSPVLPLIGGGKTKLQPVYVEDVAEAVARAIEGKAAGGAIYELGGPEVLTFRECLQVMLKITARKNRLVSIPFSIASLIGSVASLVPFIKPPITADQVRLLKRDNIVSTKAEADGHTLKALGVTPTMLTSVLPSYLVHYRPHGQYTGSGKAA, encoded by the coding sequence ATGACCCTTGCCAACCTGCCGCCGCTCGTGACTGTGTTCGGAGGTTCCGGCTTTATCGGCAGGCATATCGTGGGTGCGCTGGCAAAGCGCGGCTATCGAATTCGCGTCGCAGTGCGTCGCCCGGATCTTGCAGGTTTCCTGCAGCCACTTGGCAATGTCGGCCAGATTTCGTTCGTTCAGGCTAACCTTCGCTATCGCAACTCGGTCGATCGAGCCGTCGAGGGTGCGGACTTCGTCATCAACTGTGTCGGCGTGCTCTTCGAGACCGGCCGCAACACCTTCGATGCGGTCCAGGAGTTCGGTGCGCGTGCTGTCGCTGAAGCCGCCCGTGCCTCCGGCGCGAAGCTCATCCATATTTCGGCAATCGGCGCCGACGCGAATTCGGATTCCAGCTATGCCCGCACCAAGGGGCGCGCGGAGGCGGCAATTTTTTCGATCAAGAAGGACGCTGTGATCTTCCGCCCGTCGATCGTTTTCGGGCCGGAAGACGGCTTCTTCAACAAATTTGCGGAGATGGCCCGTCTTTCGCCGGTTCTGCCGCTCATCGGCGGTGGCAAGACGAAGCTGCAGCCGGTCTACGTGGAAGACGTGGCAGAAGCCGTAGCACGTGCCATCGAGGGTAAGGCTGCGGGCGGGGCGATCTATGAACTCGGTGGTCCGGAAGTGCTGACCTTCCGCGAATGTCTTCAGGTCATGCTGAAGATTACCGCCCGCAAGAACCGGCTGGTTTCCATTCCCTTCAGCATCGCCTCGCTAATCGGCAGCGTCGCGTCGCTCGTTCCCTTCATTAAGCCCCCGATCACGGCTGATCAGGTTCGCCTGTTGAAGCGCGACAATATCGTTTCAACGAAGGCCGAAGCGGATGGCCACACGCTGAAGGCCCTCGGAGTTACGCCGACAATGCTGACCTCCGTACTGCCGTCCTATCTGGTGCATTATCGCCCGCATGGCCAGTACACTGGTTCGGGAAAAGCAGCCTGA
- a CDS encoding MarR family winged helix-turn-helix transcriptional regulator: MDRVDKILSQWQRERPDLDVEAMGILGRLKRLMTHLGREVEQVLLQHGLSSSAFDVLATLRRSGAPYRLSPGDLLAMTMVSSGTMTNRIDQLEKAGFVERVLNPDDRRSVLIALTEKGFAAVETAVGAHVANQQRLVENLSDEDKAALDALLRKFLAKFE; the protein is encoded by the coding sequence ATGGACCGCGTCGATAAAATCCTGTCCCAATGGCAACGTGAGCGGCCAGACCTCGACGTCGAAGCGATGGGCATCCTGGGGCGCCTCAAGCGGCTGATGACGCATCTCGGACGCGAGGTTGAACAAGTGCTGCTGCAGCACGGGCTCTCGTCGTCCGCCTTCGACGTGCTCGCAACGCTTCGGCGTTCGGGAGCGCCCTATCGCCTCTCACCAGGCGATCTTCTGGCGATGACGATGGTGAGCTCCGGTACGATGACCAACCGCATCGACCAGCTCGAGAAAGCAGGTTTTGTCGAGCGCGTCCTCAATCCCGACGATCGGCGAAGCGTGCTGATTGCATTGACGGAGAAAGGGTTTGCAGCCGTCGAGACCGCGGTCGGTGCGCATGTCGCCAATCAGCAGCGGCTCGTCGAAAACCTCAGCGATGAAGACAAGGCAGCGCTCGACGCGCTGCTGCGCAAATTTCTCGCGAAATTCGAATAG
- the dnaN gene encoding DNA polymerase III subunit beta produces MRITIERSNLLKSLNHVHRVVERRNTIPILSNILLRADGQNLDMKATDLDLEVTEATPANVEQGGATTVPAHLLYDIVRKLPDGSEVLLATSTDGGSMAVQSGRSKFSLQCLPESDFPDLTAGTFTHSFKLKAADLKMLIDRTQFAISTEETRYYLNGIFLHTIESDGDLKLRAVATDGHRLARADVKAPSGSEGMPGIIIPRKTVGELQKLIDNPDAVVTVEVSDAKIRLSIGSIVMTSKLIDGTFPDYQRVIPTGNDKEMRVDCSTFAQAVDRVSTISSERGRAVKLALSDGQLLLTVNNPDSGSATEEVAVGYDTDAMEIGFNAKYLLDITAQLSGDQAIFLLADAGSPTLIRDTAGDDALYVLMPMRV; encoded by the coding sequence ATGCGTATAACTATTGAGCGGTCAAACCTTTTGAAGTCGCTGAACCACGTTCACCGCGTGGTCGAACGTCGCAACACGATTCCGATCCTGTCCAATATCCTGCTGCGCGCAGATGGCCAGAACCTTGACATGAAGGCGACGGATCTCGACCTCGAAGTGACTGAAGCCACGCCCGCCAATGTCGAGCAGGGCGGCGCCACGACGGTTCCGGCGCATCTTCTTTACGACATCGTGCGCAAACTGCCAGACGGTTCGGAAGTTCTATTGGCGACATCGACGGATGGCGGCTCCATGGCTGTCCAGTCCGGCCGCTCGAAATTCTCGCTGCAGTGCCTGCCGGAATCCGATTTCCCGGACCTCACCGCCGGCACCTTCACGCATTCCTTCAAGCTGAAGGCGGCCGATCTCAAGATGCTGATCGACCGCACGCAGTTTGCGATCTCGACCGAAGAAACGCGCTACTATCTGAACGGCATCTTCTTGCACACGATCGAAAGCGACGGGGATCTTAAGTTGCGCGCCGTAGCGACGGATGGCCACCGCCTTGCACGCGCCGACGTGAAGGCGCCTTCCGGCTCCGAAGGCATGCCGGGCATCATCATTCCGCGCAAGACGGTCGGCGAACTGCAGAAACTCATCGACAATCCCGATGCGGTGGTCACGGTCGAAGTCTCGGATGCCAAAATCCGCCTCAGCATCGGCTCGATCGTCATGACCTCCAAGCTCATCGACGGAACCTTCCCGGATTACCAGCGTGTGATCCCCACCGGCAACGACAAGGAAATGCGCGTCGATTGCTCGACGTTCGCCCAGGCTGTCGATCGCGTGTCGACGATTTCTTCCGAGCGCGGCCGCGCCGTGAAGCTCGCACTTTCCGACGGCCAGCTTTTGCTCACCGTCAACAATCCGGATTCCGGCAGCGCGACAGAGGAAGTCGCCGTCGGTTACGATACGGATGCCATGGAAATCGGCTTCAATGCCAAATATCTGCTCGACATCACGGCGCAGCTTTCCGGCGATCAGGCGATTTTCCTGCTGGCCGATGCGGGCTCGCCGACGCTTATTCGCGATACCGCTGGCGACGATGCACTTTACGTTCTGATGCCGATGCGCGTGTAA
- a CDS encoding aminopeptidase, protein MTFMPQSQNSVDPIKLEKLAEVAVNVGLQLQREQDLVITAPVVAMPLVRLITKHAYMAGAGLVTTFYSDEETTLARYQYGSDEGFDRASGWLYEGMAKAYQNGAARLAIAGDNPMLLSEQDPNKVGRANRANSTAYKPALEKISNFDINWNIVAYPNPSWAKVVFPDDPEPIAVAKLSKAIFAASRVDLDDPVSAWREHNANLAARSSWLNGQRFAALHFKGPGTDLTVGLADGHEWHGGASAAKNGVTCNPNIPTEEVFTTPHALRVEGHVSSTKPLSHQGTLIDKIQVHFEEGRIVEAKASRGAEVLNKVLDTDEGARRLGEVALVPHSSPISASGILFYNTLFDENASCHIALGQCYSKCFLGGAQLSQDQIKAQGGNSSLIHIDWMIGSDEVDIDGVKPDGSRVPVMRQGEWA, encoded by the coding sequence ATGACGTTCATGCCCCAGAGTCAGAATTCCGTCGATCCGATCAAGCTGGAGAAACTCGCGGAGGTCGCTGTCAATGTCGGCTTGCAACTTCAGAGGGAGCAGGATCTGGTGATTACTGCTCCAGTTGTCGCGATGCCGCTGGTTCGCCTGATCACCAAGCATGCCTATATGGCGGGTGCTGGTCTCGTCACGACGTTCTATTCCGACGAAGAGACGACGCTTGCCCGCTATCAATACGGCAGCGACGAAGGCTTCGACCGTGCCTCCGGCTGGCTCTACGAAGGTATGGCAAAGGCCTATCAAAATGGCGCGGCGCGCCTCGCAATTGCCGGCGACAATCCAATGCTGCTTTCCGAACAGGATCCGAACAAGGTCGGCCGCGCGAACCGGGCGAATTCCACCGCCTATAAGCCGGCGCTCGAAAAGATCTCGAACTTCGACATCAACTGGAACATCGTTGCCTATCCGAACCCATCTTGGGCGAAGGTCGTATTTCCGGACGATCCGGAGCCGATTGCGGTCGCGAAACTGTCAAAGGCAATCTTTGCCGCCTCGCGCGTCGATCTCGACGATCCGGTCTCAGCGTGGAGGGAGCACAACGCGAACCTTGCCGCACGCTCATCCTGGCTGAACGGCCAGCGCTTCGCCGCGCTGCATTTCAAGGGACCGGGTACCGACCTGACCGTTGGCCTTGCCGACGGTCACGAGTGGCATGGCGGTGCCTCCGCCGCCAAGAACGGCGTCACGTGCAACCCGAATATCCCAACCGAAGAGGTCTTCACGACACCGCACGCGCTGCGCGTCGAGGGCCATGTCTCAAGCACCAAACCGCTCTCGCATCAAGGCACGCTGATCGACAAGATCCAGGTTCATTTCGAAGAGGGCCGGATTGTCGAGGCCAAGGCCTCGCGCGGCGCGGAGGTATTGAACAAGGTGCTCGATACCGACGAAGGCGCGCGGCGTCTCGGCGAAGTGGCGCTCGTACCGCATTCGTCGCCGATCTCGGCGAGCGGCATCCTGTTCTACAATACGCTTTTTGACGAAAACGCCTCGTGCCATATCGCGCTCGGCCAGTGCTACTCGAAGTGCTTCCTGGGTGGCGCGCAGCTCAGCCAGGATCAGATCAAGGCCCAGGGCGGCAATTCCAGCCTTATCCATATCGATTGGATGATCGGCTCGGACGAGGTGGATATCGACGGGGTCAAGCCGGACGGCTCGCGGGTTCCGGTAATGCGGCAGGGAGAATGGGCCTGA